Proteins encoded together in one Bacteroidales bacterium window:
- a CDS encoding cation transporter, translating into MINEKKRVAGISVFAALFLTGFKLVIGIITGSLGILSEALHSGLDLVAAVITYFSVKMSDTPPDKKHHYGHGKVENFSAFLETILLLITCAWIIYEALHRLITGNTDIEINVWSYIVVVTSIVVDISRSRALYRVAKKYNSQALEADALHFSTDIWSSAVVLVGLICANFGFFFADSVAALVVALIVIVISYRLGKRSMNELLDHAPKDNVAKIEALINTVSEVNSYKNLCVRTAGADTFVKVTILLDSRLTLGEVHEICNKLERVICKEIDRCDITVHTEPFD; encoded by the coding sequence ATGATAAATGAAAAAAAACGTGTTGCAGGTATTTCCGTTTTTGCTGCACTATTCTTAACAGGTTTTAAACTTGTTATTGGTATTATTACTGGTAGTCTTGGTATACTCTCCGAGGCTTTGCATTCAGGTTTGGATCTAGTGGCAGCTGTGATAACCTATTTCTCGGTTAAGATGTCAGATACGCCTCCAGATAAAAAACATCATTATGGACATGGTAAGGTTGAGAATTTTTCCGCATTCCTCGAAACCATTCTGCTTTTAATTACTTGTGCCTGGATTATCTATGAAGCGTTGCATCGACTGATCACAGGCAATACTGATATTGAGATAAATGTATGGAGTTATATCGTAGTTGTAACCTCAATAGTGGTTGATATATCACGCTCAAGAGCGTTGTATCGTGTAGCTAAAAAGTATAATAGTCAAGCATTAGAGGCTGATGCACTTCATTTTTCAACTGATATCTGGAGTTCTGCTGTTGTTCTTGTAGGGTTGATTTGTGCAAATTTTGGTTTCTTTTTTGCCGACTCGGTTGCTGCATTAGTAGTTGCATTAATTGTAATAGTAATTTCCTATAGGTTAGGCAAACGTTCAATGAATGAATTACTTGATCATGCACCTAAGGATAATGTAGCCAAAATCGAAGCTCTTATTAATACTGTCTCTGAAGTTAATAGTTACAAGAACTTATGTGTTAGAACTGCGGGGGCTGACACCTTCGTAAAAGTAACCATCCTATTAGACTCAAGATTGACACTAGGTGAGGTACATGAAATATGCAATAAACTTGAGCGGGTGATTTGTAAAGAGATTGATAGGTGTGATATTACAGTTCATACCGAACCATTTGATTAA
- a CDS encoding DedA family protein, with amino-acid sequence MTLFKRLYRWVSHWAKTPYGSIALFVLAFAESIFFPVPADVLLILLVMGCSVKAFQYALICTIGSVAGALVGYSVGYFTWLQLDGSFTGFANFFFDNIPGFSVSLYNSIKVLYEQWGFWVIFTAGFTPIPFKVFTITAGVFDLNLLMFFLASVIGKGARFFIVTFLIWKYGSRIKQFIEKYFNLLALGLTTFIIGGFVVIKYVL; translated from the coding sequence ATGACTTTATTCAAAAGATTATATAGATGGGTTTCACATTGGGCTAAAACTCCTTATGGATCAATAGCTTTATTTGTTTTGGCATTTGCCGAATCGATATTTTTTCCTGTTCCAGCAGATGTGTTGCTTATTCTGCTTGTGATGGGTTGTAGTGTTAAGGCTTTTCAATATGCTTTGATTTGTACTATTGGATCTGTGGCAGGTGCACTTGTTGGCTACTCGGTAGGATATTTCACATGGCTACAATTGGATGGGAGTTTTACAGGATTTGCTAACTTTTTCTTTGATAATATACCTGGATTTTCGGTTAGTTTGTATAATAGTATCAAAGTGTTATATGAACAGTGGGGTTTTTGGGTGATTTTTACAGCAGGATTTACCCCAATTCCCTTCAAAGTATTTACTATAACAGCTGGGGTTTTTGATTTGAACCTACTGATGTTTTTTCTCGCTTCGGTTATAGGTAAAGGGGCAAGATTTTTTATTGTTACTTTTTTGATCTGGAAATATGGCTCAAGAATTAAGCAATTCATTGAGAAGTATTTTAACCTTTTAGCATTAGGGCTTACCACTTTTATTATTGGTGGTTTTGTGGTTATAAAGTACGTTTTGTAA
- the gatD gene encoding Glu-tRNA(Gln) amidotransferase subunit GatD: MEDIFQGYKGKALEVLKKYNVRVWGKAVIDTTRGEFKGTVLPRSENDDDQHIVLKIETGYNIGIDIVTIKGMKETGYFKATYKIPEKEFPVTPNLPKVKLLGTGGTIASRLDYRTGAVIPAFSPGELYGAVPELADICNLTTEKLFAVFSENMGPEQYKALAIAIGKEIENGIDGIIIGHGTDTLSHTAAALTFMVQNSPVPIVLVGSQRSSDRPSSDAALNLMHATTAAGHSDIAEVMVCMFGPTSDEYGFLHRGTRVRKMHSSYRSTFRTIGDTPLATVSRSGVKPIKEDYNHRRKDRKVKILPYFEEKVTIVYYYPNMQPDIIDSLVESGYKGIIIAGTGLGHINKPLYPAIERAYKKGVHVFMTVQTLWGFVHMYVYDTGRDLMAKGIIPLENMIPETAYIKLGWVLGQTNDREEIKRLMLTPINDEITQREPYNGYLIYQGGVPEVEAFIRRFRK, translated from the coding sequence ATGGAAGATATTTTTCAAGGTTATAAAGGCAAAGCGCTAGAGGTGCTTAAAAAATATAATGTTCGTGTTTGGGGTAAAGCGGTTATCGATACTACACGTGGTGAATTTAAAGGAACTGTTCTCCCTCGTTCTGAGAATGATGACGATCAACATATCGTGCTAAAAATCGAGACCGGATATAATATTGGAATAGACATCGTTACCATCAAAGGGATGAAGGAAACTGGATACTTTAAAGCCACCTATAAGATCCCTGAAAAAGAGTTTCCGGTTACTCCAAACCTACCAAAAGTTAAGCTTTTAGGAACTGGCGGTACAATCGCATCACGCCTTGATTATAGAACAGGTGCGGTAATTCCTGCTTTTTCACCAGGAGAATTATATGGTGCAGTTCCTGAACTTGCAGATATTTGCAACCTAACTACCGAGAAACTTTTCGCTGTATTCAGCGAGAATATGGGTCCCGAACAGTACAAGGCATTGGCAATTGCCATTGGAAAAGAGATTGAGAACGGTATTGATGGTATTATAATTGGACATGGAACTGATACCCTGAGTCATACCGCAGCGGCACTTACCTTTATGGTGCAAAATTCTCCAGTTCCAATTGTACTAGTTGGTTCACAACGTAGCTCCGACCGACCGAGTAGCGATGCTGCTTTAAACCTAATGCACGCAACAACCGCAGCGGGTCATTCGGATATTGCAGAGGTGATGGTTTGTATGTTTGGCCCAACTTCGGATGAGTACGGATTTTTGCACAGAGGAACACGTGTACGTAAGATGCACTCCTCCTACCGTAGTACATTCCGTACAATTGGTGATACTCCACTTGCCACGGTTAGCCGCAGCGGAGTAAAACCCATAAAGGAGGATTACAACCATCGTCGTAAGGATAGAAAGGTTAAGATTCTTCCATATTTTGAGGAGAAAGTAACGATTGTTTACTACTACCCAAACATGCAACCCGATATTATTGATTCGTTGGTGGAGAGTGGGTATAAAGGGATTATTATTGCAGGAACTGGACTTGGTCATATCAACAAACCGCTTTATCCTGCAATTGAACGTGCCTATAAAAAAGGTGTTCATGTATTTATGACAGTACAAACTCTATGGGGATTTGTTCATATGTACGTTTACGATACCGGTCGAGACCTAATGGCTAAAGGAATTATCCCTCTTGAGAATATGATCCCCGAAACAGCCTACATTAAGTTGGGTTGGGTTTTAGGTCAAACCAACGATCGTGAGGAGATAAAGCGGCTAATGCTTACCCCAATAAATGATGAGATTACGCAAAGGGAACCATATAATGGATATTTGATTTATCAAGGTGGTGTTCCAGAGGTGGAAGCATTTATTAGGAGATTTAGGAAGTAG
- the gatE gene encoding Glu-tRNA(Gln) amidotransferase subunit GatE: MKKGSTPTKKFDPHKNYQTTMKSIGYVVRKKATVEDYQRIGFKSGLEVHQQLKTKKKLFCRCPAGIFHDSNDYHAELIRHMRPTLSEMGEYDGTALMEFKTRKEITYRIHNQTTCTYEIDDTPPFPVNREALEIALEISLLSKLNIVGEVHITRKQYLDGSIPTGFQRTAILGVEGAIQLKNKKVGLIQLSIEEDSCREISDIGHQRIYKTDRLGMPLIETVTHPHCLTPDELREAGEYIRFLNRSTGKVRTGMGAARQDTNVSCEGGTRVEIKGVSHLKWIPELSHNECFRQWALLNIRKLLLEKVKTSANWQLRHIEIDPRDIGLEYQSAINYADVGYKVYAICLPEFKGILSHFTQPGKSFTNELSDRLKVIAGIEKPNITSTEDLVAPLNAKDFNTLSIPLKATEDDAIILIWGPADDMKTALETIQERCMMAFDGVPRETRRPLEDGTTLFERVLPGADRMYPDTDSAPIPLEESYIDMLKTRIQMDIADRYKQMKDWKIPSDTYTYLLKKNLVPVIEQLVKLGVSGRFAGTFLGHQLKFVEGKIEKHNDFTYNRIIEMFEFLNKQKLQPSIAKMMLPIIYQHPNMDFDSVLTSLNFKRRTKDDLLAPVDYLLEKFREIRVSKSSSPDVALNWAMGQLNRQALGNVDLKDLKKSIEKKLVK, encoded by the coding sequence ATGAAAAAAGGTTCAACACCAACTAAGAAGTTCGATCCACATAAGAACTACCAAACCACCATGAAATCTATCGGCTACGTAGTTCGTAAGAAAGCTACAGTAGAAGATTATCAGCGGATAGGCTTCAAATCAGGCCTTGAGGTACATCAGCAACTTAAAACAAAAAAGAAACTCTTCTGTCGTTGCCCTGCGGGCATATTTCACGATAGTAACGACTACCATGCAGAACTAATCCGTCACATGCGTCCAACTCTGAGCGAGATGGGTGAATATGATGGTACTGCGCTAATGGAATTCAAAACTCGCAAGGAGATTACTTATCGTATTCACAACCAAACTACCTGTACATACGAAATTGATGATACCCCACCATTTCCAGTTAACCGTGAGGCATTAGAAATCGCTTTAGAAATCTCACTACTTAGCAAACTCAACATTGTTGGTGAGGTTCATATCACCCGCAAACAATACCTTGATGGTTCAATTCCAACAGGATTTCAACGTACAGCCATTTTAGGAGTTGAGGGTGCAATTCAACTTAAAAACAAAAAGGTTGGTCTAATTCAGCTAAGTATTGAGGAAGATTCTTGTAGAGAAATCTCCGATATTGGTCATCAACGTATCTATAAAACCGATAGGTTGGGAATGCCACTTATCGAAACTGTAACTCACCCTCATTGCCTTACCCCCGATGAACTTCGCGAAGCAGGTGAATACATTCGTTTTCTAAATCGCAGTACTGGTAAGGTTCGCACTGGAATGGGAGCAGCCAGACAGGATACAAATGTAAGCTGCGAGGGAGGTACAAGGGTTGAGATTAAAGGTGTTTCGCATCTAAAATGGATTCCAGAATTATCGCACAATGAGTGCTTCCGTCAATGGGCATTATTGAATATTCGTAAATTACTACTTGAAAAAGTAAAAACATCTGCCAATTGGCAGTTAAGACATATTGAGATTGATCCACGTGACATTGGACTAGAATATCAGTCAGCAATCAATTATGCTGATGTTGGTTATAAAGTTTATGCTATTTGCTTACCAGAGTTTAAAGGTATCCTATCACATTTTACGCAACCTGGAAAGAGTTTTACCAATGAGCTAAGCGATAGGTTAAAAGTTATTGCAGGGATAGAAAAACCTAACATCACTAGCACTGAGGACTTAGTTGCGCCTTTAAATGCAAAAGATTTCAATACCCTCTCAATTCCACTAAAAGCTACAGAGGATGATGCAATTATCCTAATTTGGGGGCCTGCAGATGATATGAAAACTGCATTGGAAACCATACAGGAGCGTTGTATGATGGCATTTGATGGAGTTCCCAGAGAAACACGTAGACCATTGGAAGATGGAACTACACTATTTGAAAGGGTTTTACCGGGTGCTGATCGTATGTATCCTGATACCGACTCTGCTCCTATTCCACTGGAAGAAAGCTATATCGACATGCTTAAAACGCGTATCCAAATGGATATTGCCGATAGGTATAAGCAGATGAAAGACTGGAAGATTCCTTCTGATACTTACACATATCTCCTAAAGAAAAACCTTGTTCCTGTTATTGAGCAACTAGTTAAATTAGGTGTTTCAGGTCGATTTGCAGGCACTTTCTTAGGTCATCAGCTAAAATTTGTTGAGGGAAAGATCGAAAAACACAACGATTTTACTTATAACCGAATCATCGAGATGTTTGAGTTTCTTAATAAACAAAAACTACAACCATCCATTGCTAAGATGATGCTTCCAATTATCTATCAACACCCCAATATGGATTTCGATTCAGTACTTACTAGCTTAAACTTTAAACGACGTACAAAGGATGATCTTTTGGCTCCGGTTGATTACCTACTTGAGAAATTCCGTGAGATTAGAGTTTCAAAAAGCAGTTCACCTGATGTAGCCTTAAACTGGGCTATGGGTCAGTTAAACCGTCAAGCTTTAGGGAATGTTGATCTAAAGGATTTAAAGAAGAGCATCGAGAAAAAGCTTGTTAAGTAG
- a CDS encoding ABC transporter permease — translation MNLENFIAKRLMSKDGGNGTLSRPFIRITTIAVALSLAIMIIAIAVVTGFKKEISEKTIGFGSHIQLINYDSNRSYETKPISKNQDCIPKIKAIKGIRHIQVFALKPGIIRTDTDIQGVVLKGIGPDFDWSFFKKSLVEGNIFELSDTSTTNNTLISKSLARLLKLKVGDKIDMFFVQEPPRVRRFTISGIYDTKMGEFDKTFILVDIRHIRKLNNWKDDQISGFEILVDDFDRIEDLALQVDDISGFIFFDDGSKLKVQSIIEKYPTIFDWLGLQDINAVILIVIMILVAGINMISGLLIIILERIKMIGILKAMGAANPLVRRIFLIQSGFIVLRGLFFGNLIGLAICIVQKEFGIIKLDEASYYLSTVPIYLNAIHILLLNIGTFLVTIAMLVVPSMVISRISPEKTIRFD, via the coding sequence GTGAATCTTGAGAATTTCATAGCAAAGCGTTTGATGAGTAAGGATGGCGGAAATGGAACCCTATCTCGACCGTTCATTCGTATTACCACCATTGCCGTGGCGTTAAGTTTGGCTATTATGATTATAGCTATTGCTGTGGTTACAGGATTTAAAAAGGAGATAAGCGAAAAAACAATAGGTTTCGGTAGCCATATCCAACTCATAAATTACGATAGTAATCGCTCATACGAAACCAAACCAATTAGCAAAAATCAGGATTGTATTCCTAAGATAAAAGCGATTAAAGGCATTCGTCATATTCAAGTATTCGCTTTAAAACCAGGAATCATAAGAACAGATACTGATATTCAAGGTGTTGTACTTAAAGGAATTGGTCCGGATTTCGACTGGAGCTTCTTCAAAAAAAGTCTTGTTGAAGGAAATATCTTTGAACTCTCTGATACATCAACAACAAATAACACCCTAATTTCGAAATCCCTTGCTCGCTTACTTAAATTGAAGGTTGGCGATAAGATCGATATGTTTTTCGTGCAAGAGCCCCCGAGAGTAAGAAGGTTTACCATTTCTGGAATTTACGATACAAAAATGGGTGAATTCGATAAAACATTTATACTTGTTGATATTAGGCATATTCGTAAACTGAATAACTGGAAGGATGATCAAATATCAGGATTCGAGATACTTGTTGATGATTTTGATCGTATTGAGGATTTGGCTTTACAAGTAGATGATATCTCTGGATTTATCTTTTTTGATGATGGTTCCAAACTCAAAGTGCAAAGCATAATTGAGAAATATCCCACCATTTTCGATTGGCTCGGGCTTCAAGATATAAACGCGGTTATCCTAATAGTTATAATGATTCTAGTTGCTGGAATTAATATGATTTCTGGTCTTCTAATTATAATTCTTGAACGAATTAAAATGATAGGTATTCTAAAAGCAATGGGAGCAGCAAATCCTTTAGTTCGAAGAATCTTTCTTATTCAATCGGGTTTTATTGTTTTACGTGGACTATTTTTCGGAAACCTTATTGGCTTAGCAATTTGTATTGTCCAAAAAGAATTTGGAATTATCAAATTAGATGAAGCAAGTTACTACCTATCAACCGTTCCAATATACCTCAACGCTATCCATATTCTCCTACTTAACATTGGTACATTTCTGGTTACCATTGCAATGCTTGTAGTTCCATCAATGGTTATTTCTAGGATAAGTCCTGAAAAAACAATCAGATTCGATTAG
- a CDS encoding ribonuclease H: MPKVSKFYVVWSGLKPGIYESWDECQKQIKNYPNAKYKGFPTRVAAEKAYDGNYEEFKKKTSKEQTLLGLPEDQPKPVFPSIAVDAACNTVTGDMEYQGVDAKSKRLIFHQGPYRDGTNNIGEFLAIVHALAILKREKSSLPIYTDSMTAISWVRNRKANTKLAKSPENEFLFELLERAEKWLKENIWKNPILKWETTIWGEIPADFGRK; this comes from the coding sequence ATGCCTAAAGTAAGTAAGTTTTATGTAGTGTGGTCGGGGCTAAAACCGGGCATTTACGAATCGTGGGATGAGTGTCAAAAACAGATAAAGAACTACCCCAACGCAAAATACAAAGGGTTTCCGACCCGAGTTGCAGCCGAAAAAGCCTACGATGGAAACTATGAGGAGTTTAAGAAAAAAACATCGAAAGAGCAAACACTGTTAGGTCTTCCAGAAGATCAGCCTAAGCCTGTTTTCCCTTCAATTGCAGTTGATGCTGCTTGTAATACAGTAACAGGTGATATGGAATATCAGGGGGTAGATGCAAAATCCAAAAGGTTAATTTTCCATCAGGGGCCATACCGCGACGGAACCAATAATATCGGCGAGTTTTTAGCAATAGTTCATGCGCTCGCAATACTAAAACGAGAGAAAAGTAGTTTACCCATCTACACCGATTCAATGACGGCCATATCATGGGTTAGAAATCGAAAAGCGAATACAAAACTTGCAAAATCACCCGAAAATGAATTTCTTTTCGAATTACTGGAAAGAGCAGAAAAATGGCTAAAGGAGAATATTTGGAAAAATCCAATCTTGAAATGGGAAACTACCATATGGGGCGAAATCCCTGCCGATTTTGGAAGAAAATAG
- a CDS encoding DUF1343 domain-containing protein produces MKHTLYAIAIVLLLANPIYAQLDTISTGAEQTELYIPKISHKKIAVVANHSSTIGKVYLVDSLISLKIRIKKIFCPEHGFRGEGDAGEFIRNYTDKKTGLPVISLYGSHKKPLVKDLKGIEIVVFDMQDVGVRFYTYISTMHYVMEACAEQGVTLIILDRPNPNGFYVDGPILDTTYRSFVGLHPVPLVHGMTIGEYAQMINGEKWLKNGIQCNIVVIPCKDYTHKMMYSLPVRPSPNLPNQTSVLLYPSLGFFEGTRISVGRGTDFPFQIFGHPSLPNTGFSYIPVEKIGASKNPPFKNEQCNGFDLREYSAKYFKDNPKINLDWLLFAYKMFNDKKSFFNNFFVNLSGTPELKKQIEQGLDADAISKSWEKRLNDFKKVRKKYLLYPDFE; encoded by the coding sequence TATAGCAATTGTTCTGCTCCTTGCTAATCCCATTTATGCACAGCTAGATACAATTTCGACTGGGGCAGAACAAACCGAATTGTACATCCCTAAAATCAGCCATAAGAAGATTGCAGTGGTGGCAAATCACTCCTCAACCATAGGAAAGGTTTATTTAGTTGATAGTTTAATATCCTTGAAAATCAGAATCAAAAAGATTTTTTGCCCCGAACATGGTTTTCGTGGTGAGGGCGATGCTGGGGAATTCATTAGGAACTATACCGATAAAAAAACTGGTTTACCAGTTATATCGCTTTACGGAAGCCATAAAAAACCATTGGTTAAAGATTTAAAGGGTATTGAGATTGTAGTATTCGATATGCAGGATGTTGGAGTTCGCTTTTATACCTACATCTCCACAATGCATTATGTGATGGAGGCTTGTGCCGAGCAGGGCGTCACATTAATTATCCTTGATAGGCCAAATCCCAATGGGTTTTATGTTGATGGCCCAATACTCGATACCACCTACCGTTCCTTTGTTGGACTTCACCCTGTTCCACTGGTACACGGAATGACCATTGGTGAATATGCTCAAATGATTAATGGCGAAAAATGGCTAAAAAATGGCATTCAATGCAACATTGTGGTTATTCCTTGTAAGGACTATACTCATAAAATGATGTACTCTCTGCCAGTACGACCATCTCCAAATCTACCAAACCAAACCTCCGTTTTACTATACCCATCACTTGGATTTTTCGAAGGAACACGTATAAGTGTTGGGCGAGGAACCGATTTCCCTTTTCAAATTTTTGGACACCCCTCTCTCCCAAATACTGGATTTTCTTACATTCCTGTTGAAAAAATTGGAGCTAGTAAAAATCCTCCATTTAAAAACGAACAGTGTAATGGGTTCGATTTACGTGAATATTCAGCAAAGTACTTTAAAGATAATCCAAAAATTAATCTTGATTGGCTTCTTTTCGCATACAAAATGTTTAACGATAAAAAATCATTCTTCAATAACTTTTTTGTTAACCTTTCGGGAACACCAGAACTAAAGAAACAGATTGAGCAAGGGCTCGATGCTGATGCAATTAGTAAAAGTTGGGAGAAACGGCTTAATGACTTTAAAAAGGTTAGAAAGAAATATCTTTTGTATCCCGATTTTGAGTAA